In one Chitinophaga sancti genomic region, the following are encoded:
- a CDS encoding TonB-dependent receptor domain-containing protein, protein MRPTILFILFSPLIMLSEATAQYKVRGKITDNKGMPVLYATIELMRDSAVIQTCSSDSVGNYAFTNIQAGPYRLAGSYLGNRQVQPSFLLVRDTMVNIRYTAGTDKVLQGITVTSRRLLIEKKIDRLVFNVENSIVAAGGDATDVLKVTPLVKVKEDAITMTGKSGMAVMVNDRLVQLSGEDLINYLRAIRMEQIKTIEIITNPPAKYDAEGNNGIVNIILKKVKSDSWNASLTSSYKQATYATYSNGGSFTYQKNKLSFYADVNYTKGSKKGVETEYIPYSTGIWNNDFVRRVYANLFSIRSSLDYQLSDRVSIGVQYLGSFNKPETGQLNKTTVAHPSSNLVDSVIDATNNEKKKINSNAINLHSVVKIDTLGRSISFDLDYFDYNNNISRNFVTQSRSGNGTTLPGGFNAASNTGGQNLNIYSFKTDVKHPFSWVDLSYGAKIYFSKTDYNNAYYGLTSGHPVLDPARSNHFIYDENMEALYASGRKQLSKKWELQLGLRLENTQTKGNSVTLGTVTTNNYSKLFPTGYLQYTANEQHTFSLSYGRRLSRPRFNELNPFRVYYSTYSYTQGNPMLIPAYTSNIELQHSYKEMLTTIFSYSKTTNGIGNPPLFDTASKVSYLIDMNYYTTSSWNVSEIFVFNGISWWESENELNVFYNKTSTNRDLHLQNADGYGLYFSTNNNFSFNKSKTFRGEVNFWYQSPQFVDIYKQQDAESLDIGLSYSFLKRSLQAALVVQDLLRTNKDRAATNSGGIAYRYTDYPDRRFFRFTLTYKIGSQKVKARNQKFGNESEKNRAD, encoded by the coding sequence ATGCGTCCAACGATCCTTTTCATATTATTCAGCCCGCTTATTATGTTGAGTGAGGCCACCGCGCAGTACAAAGTTCGAGGAAAGATCACTGATAACAAGGGAATGCCTGTCTTATATGCGACGATAGAGTTAATGAGAGATAGTGCGGTGATCCAGACATGTTCTTCCGATAGCGTAGGGAACTATGCTTTCACAAACATTCAGGCCGGGCCTTACCGACTGGCAGGCAGCTACCTGGGCAACAGGCAGGTACAGCCATCATTTTTACTCGTTCGTGATACGATGGTCAACATTCGCTATACTGCCGGTACAGACAAAGTATTGCAGGGTATTACGGTCACCTCCAGGCGACTATTGATAGAGAAAAAGATAGACCGCCTGGTGTTCAATGTGGAAAACTCAATTGTAGCTGCCGGCGGAGATGCAACGGATGTACTAAAAGTAACGCCACTTGTAAAAGTGAAAGAGGACGCGATTACCATGACAGGCAAAAGCGGGATGGCGGTAATGGTGAATGACCGGCTGGTACAGTTATCAGGAGAGGACCTGATCAATTACCTGCGGGCAATCAGGATGGAACAGATCAAGACGATCGAGATCATCACCAATCCACCTGCAAAATATGATGCAGAAGGGAATAACGGGATCGTCAATATCATCCTGAAGAAGGTAAAATCTGACAGCTGGAATGCTTCACTCACCAGTAGTTACAAGCAGGCCACCTATGCAACCTATAGTAATGGCGGTTCATTCACTTATCAGAAAAATAAGTTATCGTTCTACGCGGATGTCAATTATACAAAAGGGTCAAAGAAGGGTGTGGAGACAGAGTACATCCCCTACTCCACCGGGATATGGAACAACGATTTTGTAAGAAGGGTATATGCTAACCTGTTCAGCATACGCAGCAGCCTCGATTACCAGCTATCAGACCGTGTAAGCATTGGTGTGCAGTACCTCGGGAGTTTTAATAAACCCGAAACAGGACAGCTCAACAAGACCACCGTGGCACACCCCTCGTCAAACCTGGTAGATTCAGTGATCGATGCAACTAATAACGAAAAGAAAAAGATCAATTCGAATGCGATCAACCTTCATTCGGTAGTTAAAATAGATACGCTGGGAAGAAGTATTTCATTTGACCTGGACTACTTTGACTACAACAATAACATCTCGAGAAATTTTGTTACGCAAAGCCGATCGGGAAATGGAACCACGTTACCCGGGGGATTTAATGCAGCTTCAAATACAGGTGGTCAGAATCTCAACATCTATTCTTTCAAAACCGATGTAAAGCATCCTTTTTCCTGGGTAGATCTATCTTATGGCGCCAAGATATACTTTTCAAAAACGGACTATAATAACGCCTATTATGGCTTAACATCGGGGCACCCGGTGCTTGATCCGGCCAGGAGCAACCATTTCATTTATGATGAGAACATGGAGGCCCTGTATGCATCCGGCAGGAAACAACTTTCGAAAAAATGGGAACTGCAGCTGGGTTTGAGACTGGAAAATACACAGACAAAAGGGAACTCGGTTACGCTGGGAACAGTCACCACAAATAATTATTCGAAATTATTCCCTACAGGATACCTGCAGTATACGGCCAACGAACAGCACACTTTTTCCCTGTCGTACGGCAGGCGATTATCCAGGCCAAGGTTCAATGAGTTGAATCCATTCCGGGTATATTACAGCACTTATAGTTATACACAGGGTAATCCAATGTTAATTCCCGCTTATACAAGCAATATTGAGCTTCAGCATAGCTATAAAGAAATGCTGACGACAATATTCTCCTATTCGAAGACGACGAACGGAATTGGCAACCCACCATTGTTTGACACCGCATCCAAAGTTTCCTATCTTATTGATATGAACTATTATACCACCAGTTCCTGGAATGTTTCTGAGATCTTTGTTTTCAATGGGATCAGCTGGTGGGAAAGTGAGAACGAACTAAATGTATTTTATAATAAAACTTCCACGAACAGGGATCTTCACCTGCAGAATGCTGATGGTTATGGTCTGTACTTTAGTACGAACAATAACTTCTCATTCAACAAAAGTAAGACCTTCAGGGGAGAGGTAAATTTCTGGTATCAGTCTCCACAATTCGTAGACATCTATAAGCAGCAAGATGCTGAAAGCCTTGACATCGGGCTTAGTTATTCATTCCTGAAACGCAGCCTGCAGGCCGCCCTGGTGGTGCAGGATCTATTGCGAACCAATAAGGACCGTGCGGCAACTAACTCAGGGGGCATCGCCTACAGGTATACAGATTATCCTGACCGCAGGTTTTTCAGGTTCACGCTTACCTATAAAATAGGAAGCCAGAAAGTAAAAGCCAGGAACCAGAAATTTGGTAACGAAAGTGAAAAAAATCGCGCAGATTAA
- a CDS encoding TonB-dependent receptor, with the protein MKSILLLFSAFLFLCTGILSANDLDGNGTIKGKITTTEGKPAGQVTVVLKGTKKSAVTDDDGTFSIHHVKPGTYTLQVRLVGYSTKEETITVSEDNTTQMTLSLEVSDTQLQEVEIATGRAKFGKKESEQIARLPIRNLENPQVYSSISKDLLKEQVVTNFDDALKNTPGLTKLWSSTGRPGDGAGYFSIRGFAVQPTMINGVPGLTNGGIDPANVERIEVIKGPSSTLFGSSFISFGGLLNIVTKRPYDHFGGEVAYTIGGYGLSRFTADVNAPLNEDKSAILRLNAAYHTEGSFQDAGFRKSFFVAPSLAFKANDRLSFLINAEIYNSESTNTMMLFMNRSRQLKARTPDQLHMDFNKSYTSNDLTYKNPTVNFYGQANYKISDSWTSQTNLSRSSRKSDGYYSYVMFLDQGAVAPSDSLASRFAYYQNATTTTTDIQQNFIGDFRIGGLRNRIVFGLDFNDQSTVNNNSASPRFDIVDVTNAKDASYGTLSRASVDAKLAGTTGSKNGNSAQVYSAYVSDVFNITDALLVMASVRVDRFESKGSTNYLTSTTTGKYGQTGVSPKFGIVYQVVKDQVSLFANYMNGFKNVAPVNNYSLPGYPDVLKPQQANQWEGGVKLDVLDHKLGFTASYYDIAVSNSTYSQSVTVGDTSYNVTVQNGTQKSKGVELEMAANPVPGLNIIAGYSYNDSKMTKSYYYQEGRRPVSAGPNTLVNMWAGYTFVQGDLKGLGAGFGGNYASENIITNDSRTGRFTLPSYVVLNATVFYNAPKYRVALKLDNLTNKEYFAGWSTLEKQLPRRLAASFAYKF; encoded by the coding sequence ATGAAATCCATTCTACTACTTTTTTCGGCGTTCTTATTTTTATGCACAGGCATTTTGTCTGCTAATGACCTGGACGGAAACGGAACCATTAAGGGGAAAATAACTACCACAGAGGGTAAACCAGCAGGTCAGGTGACGGTGGTATTAAAGGGTACCAAGAAATCAGCGGTTACTGATGATGATGGTACTTTCTCTATTCACCATGTAAAACCAGGCACATACACCTTACAGGTGAGGCTGGTAGGTTATAGCACCAAAGAAGAAACTATCACTGTAAGTGAAGATAATACCACGCAGATGACCCTGAGCCTGGAAGTTTCTGACACCCAGCTGCAGGAAGTAGAAATTGCTACAGGTCGTGCAAAGTTTGGTAAAAAAGAATCTGAGCAGATAGCGCGTTTGCCTATCAGGAACCTTGAAAATCCACAGGTATACAGTTCTATTTCCAAGGACCTGTTGAAGGAGCAGGTGGTAACGAACTTCGACGATGCGTTGAAGAATACACCGGGTCTGACTAAATTATGGTCTTCTACCGGTCGTCCGGGCGATGGCGCGGGTTACTTTTCTATCAGGGGTTTTGCTGTACAGCCAACCATGATCAATGGTGTTCCGGGTTTGACCAATGGCGGTATTGATCCTGCGAATGTGGAAAGAATCGAGGTGATTAAAGGCCCAAGCAGCACTTTGTTTGGCAGTAGCTTTATTTCTTTCGGTGGTTTGTTGAATATTGTAACTAAGCGGCCTTACGATCATTTTGGTGGTGAGGTAGCGTATACCATTGGCGGTTATGGCCTAAGCCGTTTTACTGCTGATGTAAATGCACCGCTGAATGAGGATAAATCTGCGATCCTGCGTTTGAATGCAGCTTATCATACAGAAGGTAGTTTCCAGGACGCGGGTTTCAGGAAGTCTTTCTTTGTAGCACCCAGCCTCGCATTTAAGGCGAATGACCGCCTGTCATTCCTGATCAATGCGGAGATTTATAACAGCGAATCTACAAACACCATGATGTTGTTCATGAACCGTAGCCGTCAGCTGAAAGCACGTACGCCGGATCAGCTGCACATGGATTTCAATAAATCTTATACTTCAAATGATCTGACTTATAAGAACCCTACTGTAAACTTTTATGGTCAGGCGAATTATAAGATCTCTGATAGCTGGACTTCACAGACAAACCTGTCAAGAAGTTCCCGTAAGAGCGATGGTTATTATTCTTATGTCATGTTCCTGGACCAGGGAGCTGTTGCACCAAGTGATTCACTGGCCAGCCGTTTCGCTTATTACCAGAATGCGACCACTACTACTACTGATATCCAGCAGAACTTCATTGGTGATTTCAGGATTGGTGGTTTGCGTAACCGCATCGTATTTGGCCTGGACTTCAATGATCAGAGTACTGTGAATAACAATAGCGCATCTCCAAGATTTGATATCGTAGATGTGACCAATGCTAAAGATGCAAGCTATGGTACCCTGAGCAGGGCATCAGTAGATGCGAAACTGGCGGGTACTACGGGTTCTAAGAATGGTAACAGTGCACAGGTGTACAGTGCGTATGTATCTGATGTATTCAATATTACAGATGCATTGCTCGTAATGGCGAGTGTACGTGTAGACCGTTTTGAAAGCAAAGGAAGTACGAACTACCTAACGAGTACGACTACTGGTAAATATGGTCAGACGGGTGTATCTCCTAAATTTGGCATCGTATACCAGGTAGTGAAAGACCAGGTGAGCCTGTTCGCTAACTACATGAATGGTTTCAAAAACGTAGCACCTGTTAATAACTATAGTTTGCCTGGTTATCCTGACGTGCTGAAACCGCAGCAGGCGAACCAGTGGGAAGGTGGTGTGAAACTGGATGTACTGGATCATAAACTGGGCTTCACTGCGAGCTACTATGATATTGCTGTATCTAATTCTACTTATTCACAGTCTGTAACTGTAGGTGATACATCTTATAATGTGACGGTGCAGAATGGTACACAAAAGAGCAAAGGCGTGGAGCTGGAAATGGCTGCGAATCCTGTACCGGGTTTGAACATCATAGCAGGTTATAGCTATAACGATAGCAAGATGACCAAATCATATTATTACCAGGAAGGCAGAAGGCCGGTATCTGCTGGTCCTAATACACTGGTGAATATGTGGGCTGGTTATACTTTTGTACAAGGTGACCTGAAAGGCCTGGGTGCTGGTTTTGGTGGTAACTATGCGAGTGAGAATATCATCACGAATGATAGCAGGACGGGTAGATTCACCCTACCTTCTTATGTGGTACTGAATGCAACCGTATTCTATAATGCACCTAAGTATCGGGTGGCGCTGAAGCTGGATAACCTGACCAATAAAGAGTATTTTGCTGGTTGGTCTACCCTGGAAAAGCAGCTGCCGAGAAGGCTGGCTGCAAGTTTTGCATATAAGTTTTAA
- a CDS encoding efflux RND transporter periplasmic adaptor subunit, giving the protein MKRSSMLVVGLYALLCFASCKSSKKEEEKEGETRYLVTTPIKMDTSVTREYVSQIRSFRNIELRAQEKGYLQNIFVDEGQFVKEGQLLFKIMPKVYEAELEKAQAEAQAAEIELQNTKSLADKNVVSKNELAMAQANLAKAKAELSLAKVHLAFTDIRAPFDGIIDRLPLKLGSLVDEGELLSSLSDNRQMYVYFNVSEPEYLNYEEGLKEKKAKMPVNLLMANSEVFKHTGNVETIESEFNNETGNIAFRATFPNPEGLLRHGETGKVQMVVPLKSAVVIPQKATFEIQDKHYVFLVDKDNKVKSQEIAVAAEMPDLFVVGDGLSETDKILLEGVQKVRDNDKITYEFEEPAKVISHLRLKAE; this is encoded by the coding sequence ATGAAGAGAAGTTCAATGCTCGTCGTGGGCTTGTATGCACTGTTGTGCTTTGCAAGCTGTAAATCATCAAAGAAAGAGGAAGAAAAGGAAGGGGAAACCAGGTATCTCGTCACCACCCCCATTAAAATGGACACCTCTGTTACCAGGGAATATGTATCCCAGATCCGCTCTTTCCGTAACATCGAACTCAGGGCACAGGAGAAAGGCTATCTGCAAAATATCTTCGTAGATGAAGGTCAGTTTGTAAAAGAAGGCCAGCTCCTGTTTAAGATTATGCCCAAAGTGTATGAAGCAGAACTGGAAAAAGCCCAGGCAGAAGCCCAGGCAGCGGAAATAGAACTGCAGAATACCAAATCCCTCGCGGACAAAAACGTCGTATCAAAAAATGAACTGGCAATGGCACAGGCAAACCTCGCCAAAGCAAAAGCTGAACTGTCCCTGGCCAAAGTACACCTGGCATTTACCGACATCAGGGCTCCTTTTGATGGGATCATCGACCGCCTGCCTTTGAAATTGGGTAGCCTGGTGGATGAAGGTGAACTGCTCTCCAGCCTTTCTGACAACCGCCAGATGTATGTGTACTTCAATGTATCTGAACCTGAATACCTGAACTATGAAGAAGGCCTGAAAGAGAAAAAAGCGAAGATGCCAGTGAACCTGCTCATGGCTAACAGCGAAGTGTTCAAACATACAGGTAACGTAGAAACGATCGAGAGTGAGTTCAACAACGAAACGGGTAACATCGCTTTCCGTGCTACATTCCCTAATCCTGAAGGCCTGCTCAGGCACGGTGAAACCGGTAAAGTACAGATGGTCGTACCGCTGAAAAGTGCCGTTGTAATTCCGCAGAAAGCAACATTCGAAATCCAGGATAAGCACTATGTATTCCTCGTAGACAAGGACAACAAAGTGAAATCGCAGGAGATCGCTGTGGCAGCAGAAATGCCAGACCTGTTTGTAGTAGGAGACGGACTTTCCGAAACTGACAAAATACTGCTCGAAGGCGTGCAGAAGGTGAGAGACAATGATAAGATCACCTACGAGTTTGAGGAACCAGCTAAAGTAATCTCGCACCTGAGACTGAAGGCTGAATAG
- a CDS encoding helix-turn-helix domain-containing protein, which yields MNHKQNKLLGANLQAMRIKKDVKQETVARELNVSKSYVSKIENGKMAITVTTLVNYCAVIGSDFRDAVECLTRAV from the coding sequence ATGAATCATAAGCAAAACAAACTTTTAGGAGCTAATTTGCAGGCGATGAGAATTAAAAAAGACGTAAAGCAGGAGACAGTAGCAAGGGAACTAAATGTGTCTAAATCGTATGTAAGTAAAATAGAGAATGGAAAAATGGCGATAACAGTAACGACTTTGGTCAACTATTGTGCTGTTATCGGGTCAGATTTCAGGGATGCAGTTGAATGCCTTACAAGAGCAGTATAA
- a CDS encoding peptidase domain-containing ABC transporter yields the protein MRFVRQLDQTDCGPACLSMVASHYKRNYTLGFLRDQSYITRDGVSVSGLREAAGKIGFNVITCQLDPASLKQREGLFPCILHWQQNHFVVLTGIKESRGSKKIRYRVADPALGPITINDEAFRRSWLSGSEEGIAIFLHLQDDLPVVKSSDHKEITFKSVLHYLLPFKRQLGVMMLMLALGSIINFAFPFLMQQMIDKGVAQKNLDLITMLLLAQVSLYTGSMVIEIIRNWLILHIGSKISISIISNFLKKLLQLPLKFFDSKMMGDFNQRIKDNEKIEVFLTSQSPVIFFSVITFSVFFIVLWYYNFTILSVYLLLTVVAVSWTMLWMSKRKLLSHQRFQNRSHNQELVSEILNGVAEIKLNNLEDYKRSQWEKIQLLLYNINKRLLKFDQFQLSGFEFINQIKNILITFLAAYYTIKGEITLGQLLSISYIVGQMNSPINQLVLFLRSLQDARLSLERLNEVENQPVEPEGIVTNLREGGFSLNNVTFRYGGPTSANALKDVSIRIPAGKVTAIVGASGSGKTTLMKLLLRFYEPTNGQISLNNTGIDKISQKHLWANCGVVMQDGMIFSDSIERNIATSDEDICVKRLQQASDIANISSYINTLPLKYRTKIGVAGNGLSGGQKQRILIARAVYKDPDFIFFDEATSALDAENEKIIHNNLQRFFKDKTVVIIAHRLSTVKHADQIIVLKHGRVVEQGNHQELAGMKNEYYNLVKNQLELGN from the coding sequence ATGAGGTTTGTACGCCAGTTAGATCAAACTGATTGTGGGCCGGCCTGTTTATCGATGGTGGCATCGCACTATAAGCGGAACTATACATTGGGTTTCCTGCGCGATCAGTCTTATATCACCCGCGACGGAGTTTCTGTATCGGGCCTGCGGGAAGCCGCGGGGAAAATAGGATTTAATGTGATTACCTGCCAGCTGGATCCTGCCTCCTTAAAACAAAGGGAGGGGTTATTTCCCTGTATCCTGCACTGGCAGCAGAATCACTTCGTAGTACTAACAGGGATTAAGGAAAGCAGGGGATCAAAAAAGATAAGGTACCGGGTAGCCGATCCGGCACTTGGCCCTATTACGATCAACGACGAGGCTTTCAGAAGATCGTGGTTGTCTGGCAGCGAGGAAGGCATTGCCATTTTTCTTCACCTGCAGGATGATCTGCCTGTTGTGAAAAGTAGTGATCACAAGGAAATCACTTTTAAAAGTGTGCTGCATTACCTGCTGCCTTTTAAGCGGCAGCTGGGAGTAATGATGCTGATGCTGGCATTGGGAAGTATCATCAATTTTGCATTTCCTTTCCTGATGCAGCAGATGATAGATAAGGGTGTGGCGCAAAAGAACCTGGATCTGATCACGATGCTGCTCCTGGCGCAGGTGAGCCTGTACACAGGGTCGATGGTGATCGAGATCATCAGGAACTGGCTGATCCTGCATATTGGTAGTAAGATCAGCATTTCTATTATTTCCAACTTTTTGAAGAAGCTCCTGCAGTTGCCCCTGAAATTTTTTGATAGTAAGATGATGGGGGATTTTAATCAGCGGATCAAGGACAATGAAAAAATAGAGGTGTTCTTAACAAGTCAAAGCCCGGTAATCTTCTTTTCCGTGATCACGTTTTCGGTTTTCTTTATCGTGCTTTGGTATTACAATTTTACAATTTTATCAGTTTACCTGTTACTGACGGTGGTAGCGGTGAGTTGGACCATGCTCTGGATGAGTAAGCGGAAGCTGCTGAGTCATCAGCGTTTTCAAAACAGGAGTCATAACCAGGAGCTGGTATCAGAGATACTGAATGGTGTGGCTGAGATTAAGCTGAACAACCTGGAGGATTATAAACGATCGCAATGGGAGAAGATACAGTTGCTGTTGTACAACATCAATAAGCGGCTGCTTAAATTCGACCAGTTTCAATTGTCGGGGTTTGAATTTATTAACCAGATCAAGAATATCCTGATCACTTTTCTGGCAGCATATTATACAATCAAGGGGGAGATTACGCTGGGCCAGTTATTGAGCATTTCTTATATCGTTGGGCAGATGAACTCTCCTATCAACCAGCTGGTGTTGTTCCTGCGATCCCTGCAGGATGCGCGGCTAAGCCTGGAGAGGCTGAATGAAGTGGAGAACCAGCCGGTGGAACCGGAGGGGATTGTCACTAATTTACGTGAGGGTGGATTTAGTTTAAACAATGTTACTTTCCGGTATGGAGGTCCCACATCTGCGAATGCGCTGAAGGATGTAAGTATCCGGATTCCGGCGGGTAAGGTCACTGCTATTGTAGGGGCCAGCGGGAGTGGCAAGACGACCCTGATGAAATTGCTGCTCAGGTTCTATGAGCCTACGAATGGGCAGATTTCCCTTAATAATACCGGCATAGATAAGATCTCACAAAAACATCTCTGGGCCAATTGCGGCGTTGTTATGCAGGATGGGATGATCTTTTCAGATAGTATAGAGCGGAATATTGCTACATCGGACGAAGATATCTGCGTGAAAAGGTTGCAGCAGGCAAGCGATATTGCCAATATCAGTTCGTATATCAACACCCTGCCATTAAAGTACCGGACAAAGATAGGGGTAGCGGGGAATGGGCTTTCCGGCGGGCAAAAACAACGGATCCTGATTGCCAGGGCTGTGTATAAAGATCCGGATTTTATCTTCTTTGATGAGGCTACATCAGCACTGGATGCGGAGAATGAGAAGATCATTCATAATAACCTGCAGCGCTTTTTTAAGGATAAAACGGTGGTGATCATTGCACATCGCCTGTCCACCGTTAAACATGCGGATCAGATCATTGTTCTCAAGCATGGGCGTGTGGTAGAACAGGGCAATCACCAGGAGCTGGCGGGCATGAAGAACGAATACTATAACCTGGTTAAAAACCAACTGGAATTAGGCAATTGA